The Cytophagia bacterium CHB2 genome includes a region encoding these proteins:
- a CDS encoding HAMP domain-containing histidine kinase, with protein sequence ETRLSDNGGGISDEVREKIFEPFFTTKPTGSGTGLGLSLSFDIVTQGHGGTLTVESREGEGATFIVKLPA encoded by the coding sequence TTGAGACTCGTTTGAGCGACAACGGCGGCGGCATCTCCGATGAAGTGCGGGAGAAAATCTTCGAGCCGTTTTTCACGACCAAGCCGACGGGTTCCGGCACCGGACTGGGTTTGTCGCTTTCGTTTGACATCGTCACGCAGGGACATGGCGGCACGCTGACGGTGGAAAGCAGGGAGGGCGAAGGTGCGACGTTTATTGTGAAATTGCCTGCATAA